The sequence GTATTATGGTACAGAAAGGAAGAGTTAACGTACTCCTCAGGGAAACCCAGGAGTATTGTCTATCACATGTGAATGGAAActgttttccatcttttcctaTCACTGGAATGAAAAACCGTACATCTGCCAACTTGTTGAATTCTCTACTATGGACctggaagcattttttaaaaacaattttggagAGAAATTTTGGAGATTTTCATTTGGACTTACCCTCTGCTTGCTCTTATCTCACAGGCCAGGTACATGTGGTTATTCTAACTCTAGTATGGTAGTTGTAATCAGTCACTTAAGTGGCTGAAGAAATGACTACCAAGTGGGTTTGTGGAACCAGGACATACGGAGAACTGGACTTTTACCAGGTCCCCTTACTAACGGGACTCTACTACCTAGAGTAGAGCCCCAGTTCTAATTGAGGGACCATGATTATGCTTTCAGTTTCTCAGTACCAATGTCAAGTCAAACTGTTTAATAATCTTCAATGTCTAGGTATTCTCTTCCCCGTACAAAATAGCCTAAACAAATGGCCATAGTTACCTCTAGGGAAGATCTCAGGGCATCATGGAATAGAATCATGGTTTTTCAGAGTCCTTCCCCTTAGGGATCTAGGTACCTCTTGGGTTAATGAGTTCTAGATCAGAAATTGGCACAGGGAACTGAACAAGAGATTGACTATTGCAGTCACCATCCCCAGCCTTCTatccattttacttctttctttaaatggtAAGCAGAGCCTTGCTGGCTGCCCATCTGTTTTGGCCCTTAGGGTACAATACATTCAGATAGTTCTACAACTTCCTGGGGGCCAAACCCCCTCGAATTGACCAGTTCTTAGAGTAATTTCAGTCTTCTGACATGTGGTCCAATGTTTTCACTTGGCCTCTTTCTGCCTTATCCTCATAGATCTTAATAAGCCCACACCTGGAACTACCTTTGCTGCCATCAGACCTGGTATACAGAGAACCAGCATTGAACTTCTCAGTGGTGCTGGTGCCCATTTCACCAGGTTATAATGGCTTTGAATATTGTGTTTTGTGTCCTCCAACTGAATATAATTTTCTGATCTTCTGTCCATACAATAAGAATCTGTTAAAAGAGGACTACTTCCCTGTATTTTGACCTTCTTCCAGGGCACCTTAAGCATTTTTCACTTTGCTGATTGTTAGTTATCTTTTCAGGCTTAAAGGAGCCACTCTAGCAGTGAGTTTACACTAACTCCTAGGGTCCTTGCAAGCATAAATAATCCCACATCCCAAGAAAGTGCAaaccaagtttttctttttctaaaatctagTCTTAAGATTCCATTATATACCCCTTGATTCTCCCCAAACCATTCCCAGGGTATTCTTGTCTCTTGTAAGTAGGTATGTGCCCTGCCTATCCCCAGAAATGGTATGCTTACTTAACTGTAGTTATAAGCATTAGCAgccagaaggagaggtgggggtggcTCCTGAGGGGAACACCTGTTGCCTCACAGATGTTATCCCTTACTAGGGAAAGTGCATAACCTCTGAAAGCTGAAGAATTTAGGGGTATCTACAGTGCCTATATCTTCAAGGGCAGGCATCCAGATGTCTCCATACCATGTTTTGGTGTCCCAGGTTTTCCAAAATAGAACCCTGATCTTGTTTGAGCATTCAAATGCTTCTGGTGCTCTGTGCCTCTAGCAATGGTCTCTGATTTGCCTGTCAGCTGTATGTAATTGCAGGATATATGGATCTCTTCATAATTTGCCACTCTGGCACTCACACTTAACTATTAACTGCTTGTTAACAGCACTCAATCCTACTAGTCTTTTGCAAGGTATCAGTGCAAGTTAGAAAAACCACATACCAGGGTCTTTGTAGGCTGTACCACCATGTTTTTCAAATGCTTGTCATCATACCTACAACAGTGTTTCCCTCTACTGGGATGTTTTCTTAATTTGCCACCAGTGAAATATTTAGCAATTGAGCCACTATCTTGTGTGATAGGACTACCTATACCCTACATACTAAGTAGAGTGGCATCCTCAACCAAGGCAGTCAGTGAGCCAGTCAGATCCCCATTTTACCTACTGCTTTCTCTGACCACTTATGGTCCTCCAAGAAGCAAACTAAGGGATGGGATTAGACATGTGAGATTTATTAGAAGCTATgcctatgggatccctgggtggcgcagcggtttggcgcctgcctttggcccagggcgcgatcctggagacccgggatcgaatcccacgtcgggctcccagtgcatggagcctgcttctccctctgcctgtgtctctgcatctctctctctctctgtgtgactatcataaataaataaaaattataaaaaaaagaagctatgcCTATGAGGGAAATGCagagggagccagatgctgggcaAGCAATCAGATCACAAGGCCAGTCTGATCTCTGTAAAAGACTGCAGGAGGCTAAGGAAGGAAAGGACTCAGACTTCactgtaatttataaaatttataaaatttataaaatttatatttataaaagcacCAGCAAGGTGAATGAGGAGCCCTGGAACCATAGCTACCTGTCATAAGGGTTGCGTCTTGCAGGAATAGGTCTACCTTACAACCCTGTAATGCCTAGTCATTGGCTAGGAGCTGGTTGTGAGGAAATGTGACTTAATTTATAAAAGCACCAGCAAGGTGAATGAGGAGCCCTGGAACCATAGCTACCTGTCATAAGGGTTGCGTCTTGCAGGAATAGGTCTACCTTACAACCCTGTAATGCCTAGTCATTGGCTAGGAGCTGGTTGTGAGGAAATGTGACTTTGGCAGAATACGGTGAtggattttagatttttagatgGCAAGATCTAAGGCTGTCAGTTGATCATACTCCTACCATGGGAGATCTAGTTAGAGGCATATTTAGAAGTTGCCACAACAATCTCCATGGTTTGTGTATATTGTCTAAACCACTTAATCTTTCTGGTTAGGTTGCCAACTGAATGCTTCTTGGCTACATCCAGACTTGATGATATTAAGATACATAGGatttcagaggcacctgggtggctcagtaggttaagtgtcccactcttgattcccaccaccccccaccctcccccaggccatgatttcagggccatgagattgagctTTGCATTGGGATCTGTGATCAGCAATGAATttactcaagattctctccctctctccctgctcacatgtgtgctgtctctctccataaataaaatcttgaatatgTAAGACCTTAGAATTGAGGGAGAGACTCTAATATTCCATAGCCAGTCTGACTGAATTCGGTCTTTGGAGTATAAAGGCAAATTCATGTGCTAGGCTGAATTCTGAAGGTTAGGTGCCATAAATTGGGTCCAAGTTTATGTCCAACTCCCTTGAGcatattttccttcagaaaactAAATGTTCTACACTGAAGAAATGTTAGAAATCTGGTTTATTCTCCAATTTTTAACCTGGTGGTTAAATACTAGAGCTTCAGCGATAGGGCAAAGCCCAAAGACCTAGAACTTTCTTGGACTCTTAAACAAGATGGCCCTGAGAGCTAGTGAGCACATACTTAGCACTAACTCTAAACCTCTTCCCTTGCTTCCCATTCATggtggggatgggcaaaataggacTTTGCTTATGATTGCTTTTTCCATTCATATGGAGAATACTTGATTTAGACATAATGTTCAGGAAAATGAAACTAAGCACCATGATGGAGGGTTAGAATGGGATAGAGGTTAGGTATTAGATATTAGAAGATATTAGAAGATATTAGAGGTTAGATATtagaagaaatatgaatataatcAGAACCCGAAATGATCCCACATCCTAAATATCCCAAAAGTGAGGCAATTAACTGGAATAGACAAAGCAAATtgataattcctttttttctggttgtCATGTAGTGATCTTTCCCTTGTACTTGACTATTTCTCTTCATGCTAAGCTCTGTGATCatttgttgtacacctgaagcttaGTAGACTCAATATCTTCCTGTCTAGTTATAATTAAGGATTTGTAATTGAACTCAGACTGAATCCAGCTCTACACTTGGGACAGAAGACTGATCTGTGGATTCCCAGGTGGGAATAAGGAAGTATAGTGTCTGCTTTACAAGGAATATGAAATACACAACCATTCAGACTTTGGGGAAGAGGCTTTCTGGCTTTTCCATGGCTGACTAAAATGAGGGCCAGAAGGACTAGCGGTTTTGGAGGTTTAAACTGCTGAATTCCTGATTTTACCTCTTGTAAACTGAGTCACTTGGACAATTCTATCACTTCTGGGAATGTCAGTCTTTCTCATCTTCCAAGCAGGGATAATAATGCCTACCTATACAGTGTGGTTATAATAATTACATTGGTAATTATTAATTTCAACAGATACTTAAGTAGCAAAGTGCTTTATACTTCTAAATACTTAACTAATActtaatttggaaagaaaagtcAATGTTTCTAGACTTAATAGGGTGAAGTTATGAGTTCTATCCTGTGATTTATTCAAAAGACCACACCTCATGATCAGGGGTCTTACAGCTAGGCCCAGGGAGAGCTCCTGTGGGAAGGGAAGGTTCTCTTCATGGAGTTGTCACATGCTTCAAGCTACCTGATGGGAGTGGGTCTACAGGGGAGGTACAGGGTCATGTTGAGACCTGGTTGTCTTGCCTCATTAAGCTGACATTTTTTTCCAGGCTATGTTCTCCTAGAACACTCCATGCTTTCTTAGCACAAGTACTTTTTagcaacatctttttttaaaggtttaaataaaaaatgctttgctTATTGCTAAGGCTGTTTTAATGAAATCCAGTTTTCTAGGATTTACTTAACACATACATTTTACTCAGCATCTTTTCTGTGTATCTTATAACACAATATGTTATAAATGCTAAAGCATTTGAGCTACATGCCTTAGAGACCTTATATGCAGTTTGGAAATAGGACAAAATACCTTTTATAATGTGTAAAATGTGAACAATACTACCAACCTCATAAGATGTTAGGACATCTGTAAGAATTACATGAGAGCTGATTGAACACAAATTGCTATTTGTATTACTATAGCAATACAAATAGTATTTGACAGGTCAAATACCCtttagtcataaaaaaaagactcaaactaCCCTTAGAATTTAGAGTTGTCCATTTTTAGCATTCCTTTGGAATCACAAACCTGGAGAACACTGGGCCCAACATCTCAGACTGCTTGAAGTTCCCATCTCGTAAGATGCCCAGCGTATTTCAATCCCTTCTCTGTGTGCTTGTTTGAGAAGAAAGTTAAGTCATTTGATCTTGGTTTCTATCTTGAGGATTTGGAGAAGCCGCTCTCGGATCTGCTTGGTGCGGACAGCATAGACAATGGGATTGAGGATTGGAGGAATGAGGAGGTAGAAGTTGGCCAGTAGAGTGTGGATTGGAGGAGGCACCTGGTGACCAAATCGATGAATGAGAGAAGAAACAGCAATAGGAACATAAAAGATCAGAATGGCACAGATGTGAGAACCACATGTTCCCAGGGTTTTAAGCCTGGCCTCCGGTGTGGCCAGCCCCATCACAGCCCGGAAAATCATCACATAAGAGGCAGCAATGGCTGTTGAGTCCAGGATCAGGACCAGAAAGCCAATGCTCAGCCCATAGACATTGTTGACCCTGCTGTCACCACAGGTCAAGGTGACCACAGCCATGTGCTCACAGTAGGAGTGGGAGATGACACGAGATTTGTAAAGGGGCAGCCGCAGGCGGATCATCAAAGGCAGGGGTCCGATGTAGAGTACACCCCGGAGGAGGGCAGCCAGCCCCAAACGTCCTACCACAGTATGAGTGAGCACTGTAGTGTGATGGAGTGGGTTGCAGATGGCTACATAGCGGTCAAAAGCCATGGCAAGGAAGATCCCGGACTCAACTGTGGCAAAGCAGTGGATGAGGAACATTTGAGCTAGGCAGGCATCCAGGCCAATGTCTCCAGCGCCAAACCAGAAGATTCCCAGCAGTTTGGGCATAGTAGAAGTAGACAGAACCAGGTCGATGACAGCCAACATacacaggaagaaatacatgggCTGATGCAGGCTATGCTCCACCTTTACCACAGCCAGAATGGTGACATTCCCCACCACAGCAACTAGGTACATGGAGCCAAAGGGGATGGAAAGCCAGATATGTAGGGACTCCAGCCCTGGGATGCCAGTGAGCTGGAAGGAGCTGGGTACTGAACAGACATTATGAGAAGTGAGCATGATTCATAAATGAACCTTCTCACTTGTGCCCCAAAATGTAGTAGAAactttttctagaaataaaaaacaagaatattaaGTTCTATAATAAGGAATAGGCTCATTGATGCTATAAACTTTCTTAGAGGAAATTATGGAACAAAGTCATAGTATAAATGTCATGTTATTACTTTCATGGTATTGAAAAAATTTGCCAGGCACATGCTAACTACATATTTGAATGAATGTAAGAGTATCTCTTTGTAATAGGACTCAGAGTAATGTTCTTGTGTCCATAAATGAAATGACCTGAGGCAGACTGGTACCTATTTAATCATTTAACTCTGCAGGTAGGCTATGTAATATCTCCCAGGATTATATTAGAATGTCTCAAAATGAGAGCTCCTTCGAAAGCGACATGTTGATGCTGAAAGCTAGAATGATAGAGTCCTGAGACTGTCTAGGTTCTATGGTAAATCAAGGTTTAAACTGGAGGCCAGCATTTGCTAATAGATGAGCTGAAATATTTAATCTACAGGCCAAAGTAGAGACATGGGCCAGTGAAGAAGGAGCACTTTGGAAGATGGAAACAAAGGGATTCTTGAAAGATGAAAGCTGCTGAAtatagctcctttttttttttttgtctgcccAGAGGCAGGTCCTTGCAAGGGCCTTCTTCCTTTATGGAGACTCAATAGAAGATAAGATTggagaaacaatccaatcacgaaatgggcaaaagacatgaac is a genomic window of Canis lupus familiaris isolate Mischka breed German Shepherd chromosome 21, alternate assembly UU_Cfam_GSD_1.0, whole genome shotgun sequence containing:
- the LOC485221 gene encoding olfactory receptor 52M1, with the protein product MLTSHNVCSVPSSFQLTGIPGLESLHIWLSIPFGSMYLVAVVGNVTILAVVKVEHSLHQPMYFFLCMLAVIDLVLSTSTMPKLLGIFWFGAGDIGLDACLAQMFLIHCFATVESGIFLAMAFDRYVAICNPLHHTTVLTHTVVGRLGLAALLRGVLYIGPLPLMIRLRLPLYKSRVISHSYCEHMAVVTLTCGDSRVNNVYGLSIGFLVLILDSTAIAASYVMIFRAVMGLATPEARLKTLGTCGSHICAILIFYVPIAVSSLIHRFGHQVPPPIHTLLANFYLLIPPILNPIVYAVRTKQIRERLLQILKIETKIK